CACTAGGCAGGAGAGTACGATCAACGTCACCTACCCCGTGAGCAGCAGGTCCCTCTGGGGTGGGGCCGGGGCCAGGCTGGTGCCACCGTCAATGGGCCACTCCTGGAGGAGATGACGGAGAAGTTCATGGGCGAGCCTGgctctgggctggggcagggctggggccggggCCAGACCTACCATGGTGGAGAAGTGTGTGTTCTGTCGGCTGCCAGCAGCGATGATGCGCTCCCACAGCTTCAGGGGGATGTTGGAGACATGGTGGGAGCAGGTGATGGCGGAGCAGTGCAGGGAGGCCAGGTAGGGAGGCTGGACCGGCGGCCAACCAGCCGTCTGCAGGTCAATCACGACCAGCTCCTCCTCAGCCAGCACTACCAGGGCATAGGGGTCATCAAGGGCTGTGGGGACAGGCCAAGGGTCAGGGGCTGCAGGAGCCACTGGGAAGCAGTCTGTCCAGCCTGGCCCTGTAGAATCTGAGGCTCTAGGGTTGGAGCCAGGGcatccacattttaaaagcaagctccaaatccaacaatgcataaaaagaattatatgccatgactaagtgggatttatcccaggtatgcaaggctgcgTCAACTTTCGAAAAACAATTAATGAAACCCATTGCATCAAGAGgctaaaaaagagaaattgggaactccctggcagtccagtgattaggactctatgctctcactgccaagggtctgggttcaattcctggtcggggaactaagatcccacaagccgtgtggtgtggccaaaaaaaaagaaaaatcacatgatcatagcgatagatgcagaaaaactatttgacaaaacccaacatccatttatgattaaaaaaaaaactctcagtaaactaggaatagaggggaactgcctcaacttgataaagaatatctacaaaaaacctacggcaggcttccctggtggcgcagtggttgagactctgcctgccaatgcaggggacgtgggttcgtgccccagtccgggaagatgcgcggagcggctgggcccgtgagccatggctgctgagcctgtgcgtccggagcctgtgctccgcaacggaagaggccacaaacagtgagaggcccgtgtaccgctaaaaaaaacaaaaaaacccaaaaaacctatGGCTAATgtaatacttaatggtgagaaacgtGAAGCTttcccactgagatcaggaacaaggcaaggttgcctcCTCTCACCACTCATTTTCAAGTactagctaatgcaataaaacaagaaaaggaaatagaaggcatacagattgggaagaaagaagtaaaaccgtctttgttcacagatgacatgatcatcaatatagaaaatctaaaagaatcgACCAAAAACTGGCCCTGGCTCCCACCATGCTGTCAGgtaggaggagggaagaagaggctgagaaaggaggaaaagcaggCTCAGAGTCTCCCTCCAAAGGGCCACTGGTGAGGCTGGGAGAACACAGCTCAGGGTGTCCTGAGCAGGCCTGCCTCCCTCACCTGGAGGCCTCGGGCCTGTCAGGTCAGAGTCATCTAGGGAGGAGGCCCGCCCTCCTGGAGATCTCCCGCCAGGCCTCCTCTCTAGGTTTTGACACCAGCCCTTTCTGGTCTTGCCTGTCACCCAATTTAGAAAGCTGACTCAGGGCTTTCTTGGCCTGGCTGAGTTCCAGGAGACCAGCTCAGCTGGCCCACACTGCTACCTGCCCCACCCCACAAGGAGGGCTTCACCATGTCCAGGCCAGGAGCCCTTTGCCTCAGCCAGGTGGGTGTTAAGCCCAACAGTGCAGATCTGCCCACCTTTGGGCCAAGTCCCAGCTAAGCTGGGGAAGGGCAAAGAGAGCTTGGGGTGGATGGGAGGCATGGCCAGCAAGGACAAGCCACAGGCcagcagggaaggagagggagcagCCTCGGGGACACAAAGAAGAGGTGCAGTGGGACTTAGGGACTCAGGGGTGGCAGCTTTGGGAATGCCTGCAGGCCCTTCCTCTTTGTTTATGGATGGGGGTGGGCCGGATCCCCACACCTCCTGGTGGCCTGCCCTTCACACTCACTCCCGCTCACCTACCAGCCTCAGGGTTCGCCTCAATGAGGACAGTGAAGTCGATGACGCGGGAGGTGAAGTCAAAGGCTGTCTGCTGGCCGTTGTGGATCACTGAGATGCAGTGGCGGTCCCCATAGCTGGCCCGTGGCATGCCGCCCTGGAAGATGGTGAAGGGCAACCTGGCAGGCACAGAAGAGCAGGGGGTGGGCCGCTGATGCCGCCCCAGAAGCCAAGGGCTGAGCCAGCCGTGGGGTGGCCCTGTGACTGGCCTCTGCAGCAGGGCCTGGCATGAAGGCTGGCCTCAGTGTAAGTGCTCACTCAAGGTTCCCAGGAGGGGCTGGAGCGGACCCCCGTCTCTTCCCAACTCAACAGCCCTGGAGAACTTGGGGGCCGGCAGCGGAGCACGCGGGCTGCAGGCTTTGAGTCTCTGCCACCACTCCCGTTTCAACCAGAGTGCCCTCTGTCCCCCTTTTCTGCTTATACATCAGGTCTCCCTGTATGATTCTGTTTGAGGAAACAGGTCCAATCCTAAGACAGAGTTTAGAACCTGCTGATCTGAATCATCTCTCCAGGAGGGTAGAAGGGGAAGAATGGGAATGAGTTTTCAGGAATTAGTCGGAGAGAGGTATGAACAGcacccccctcccttccctggagaCCCGGATATGAGACCTAAAGGCAGTAACTAGGCACCATCTCCCCCAGGCAGAGGTTTGAGCAGCCTTTCCAGCTCCCCAGGAAAGCTCTAGAAAGGGAACAGGACAGAGCACTGATACCTACCCCTGCTTGGTGGTCAGCCAGAAGATTTTGGTAATAGCTTTGCAAGGAAAAGGgcctaaaagaaaaggaaatacctTGAACGGCCCTCCCGCTCTCAGAGGCCCGCGGGTCTGCAGCACAGATCCCGCAAACCTGCGGAGCAGATCTAGGCTTGGGAGTCTTGCTGTGAGCAGTTCCCAGAGAAAGTCACAGTGCGTGTCAGAAAACCCGCTGTGTGGCTTCGGACACAGCCTTCACCATCTCTGGGCCCCAGgttttgtttctatgagttggACACCTACACCTGAAAGCGGGAGAGACCGACTGGGGCCAGAGAGGACAGCGCCTTGCTCACTGGAAGGCGGTCCCAGGTGGCGGGCAGAGCACTGACCATAAGGCACACAGCTGCGCAGGGGCTCCGGTTGCAGGGTGTCACTGGACACGGGCCACTGGCAGTAGCTGCCGTCAGAATGGCAGCTGACAATCAGATGGCCGTCCCGCTGCCAGCAGACGCTCTCCAGTTGCTTCAcggtgggaaaggagagagagtgcACGAAGGCTGGGATCAGGGGTGCGGCTCCATCGCCTGCACCCCCAGGCCTCAGACGGGGGCTGGATGTGTTGTGTGGGGCCTGGGAGAGCCATGTGGCACCCCTACCTGGCTGCTGAGGAAATGACAGAGCACACAGCTGCCCTGTAGGTCCCAGATGACGACAAGGCCCCGGCTGTAGCCAACGAGGATCTGCTTGGGGTCCCGAGGATGTTCCCGCAGAGCCTCCACCATCTCAAATGCCCGCCTGTGGCGGACCTCCTCTGGCAACCTGGGCGAGGGGAGCACCGTGAGCCCACGTCACCGTCCACCGATGGGGCATGGCTGAGAGCATGGCACAGCCATGCCCGGCATCCCCGAAGCAGCTGGCACGGAATGCGCCAGCATGGAAAGGCTGCCAGGATACATCATcaaggggagagagaagcaaCGCATAGAACAGGGCAGCGATAGAGAAAACCCCGTAAGGATGCAAACGCAGGTGGCACAACTATAAGGAAAAGCAAGGAAGTGGTTTCCAGAAAAGTCGATGTGGTGGTTgcctctgggggagggagggagctgtgacaGAGAAGGGCAGGTGGGGGACCCTGGGGGGCTGGCAAAATTTTGTGTTTGCCCAGAGTTGGCTGCAGAGACGCTCACTTAACAAGAATCCACTAAACTGTACCTTCAACCCTAGTGCATTCTGGCAAGGTGTTGGtgtttcataaaaaaaaagaaagtttttaagaCCTACAAAACAAAACTCTCTATATCAGTTGGCCTGGCCTTGAGCCTTGacccccctcctccttttctggGCCTGGAATGCTGATGCGAAATTTGGAGGTGCTACACCAACAGAAGACCGTGAGGTGGCAGGCACAGGACCAAACGCCAATACCGAGCAGGGCGAGTAGGAAATGGAAACAGCCTGGATCCCAAGGGCATTTCTACGCTCAAACCCAAACCAAACCCTCTACATTTAGAACAAGATTTAGACCAACAGGAGGGGTTCCCAGGGCACCCAGGCTGGGAAAGCCCAGCAGGGGCTCCTCCTCGACTAGACTCCCACCGGTGCGGGTACGGTGGGCACTGGTACCGCCACACACTGAGGAGCAGGTCCTTCCACCGTCCTGCCCACAGGCCAGGCGCCCCGGCTGAGCACCAGCTGGGCCTGCCACCCTGTAGACAGTCCTGCTCTGACCATGGTCACGCTGCCCTGACTCTACCATGCCCAGTGCTCAGAAGGACCCGGCCCCAAGCAGGAATCCTCCCAACCCAGCAATGCCCAGCCCTGCTTGACCATCACCCGGGGCCTGATGACTATGAGTGTTATAAGCCTGGTCCAGAGCCCTTAGGAAGGTCGGGCATGAAGCAGCTCCACAGCCCAGCACActggcctcctccctgcccttttttttttttttttttttgtggtacgcgggcctctcactgttgcggcctctcccgttgcggagcacaggctccggacgcgcaggctcagcggccacggctcacaggcccagccgctccgcggcatgtgggatcttcccggaccggggcacgaacccgtgtcccctgcatcggcaggcggactctcaaccactgcgccaccagggaagccctctccctgcccttcttCACTGCAGAACACTCCACGGCCATCAACCTGGCTCCCGTGGGCTCCTGCTGGAGTCCTCCATCCCCTCCTGTTTTGGGCCCTGGCCCCCCTCCACACCCAGACCTGATCTGACTCCCTCTCTCCCACGGACACCACCATTAACGAGCAAAGATTCTGAAACGATCTCAAGAAACCTACAGGTCGTGGCCGCCGGGGATTCGGGGCCATGGAGCCTGCATGCAAACGAACGTGTGGCAGAGACTCCGAAGCACAAGCACCAGCAGAAGCTGATGCAGGGAGGTCTGGGCCCGTCTGCCCCCCTGTGGAGCCCCGGGGCTCTGAAAGAGGCGGTATCCGTGCCAAGAACGCTGGACCGAGAGTTGGTATCGTTGCACAATCATTTTGagccttgttttccttttaaatgagGTGACAAGTTACTCCAAGACCCCTTTTAGTGCTGGGATGCTAACTCTTTTTTGGGGGTGAGATTCTCAATTGGGGGGACAGGTGGAGGAGAGCTGAGAGTCTGTCCTCCCATCCCTACAGACCTCCCAGGAGAGAAATCATAAGCTCCTGAGGCATAACCGGGATGGAAAGGAGAAGGCCACTCGAGGGGACAGGTTCCTTAGGGCACGAGGGTCTCCGGGCCTGGGGCTCACCGCTGCAGCACAGCATCTGAGCTGATCGTCTGGTCCTCCAGCGCGCGGAAAGCCGGCAGCTGCACCACGAACACACTGCCGCTCTCGGTGCCCAGGTAGAGCAGCTGGCAGGAGGAATGCGGCAGGACCACGGTGATCTGCGTGGCACTGGGGGAGGCCCTGCAGAGGGAATGATGGCCCGTGAGCTGGCCCTGCCCAGGCAGGGGGGACCCACAGATAGGATCCCCCACTCCCTCAGCGGCCCCAGGGAAGGCCATGCCTGCGGTGGGGAGGCAGGCCGGTGAGGTCCTTTGATGGGGTCCAGCTACTCAGGCCCGGACaaacatactgtttttttttctgccgAGACAGGAGACAGATGGCAGAGAGCTGAGgctaagaagcagaaaaaaatcccTTGGCGCCTCCCACgtaggggatggggggaggcagGCCACAGCCCTGCCAGCTCCTCCCAGGGCACCCTGGAGTTGGTGCACGGGTCAGGCTGGCTAGGAGAGCAAGAAGACTGAGTTCTTACCCTGGGGGGCCACGCAGCGTGAAACTCTCATCTTCCTGCAGCTCCGACACCCCGCCTTTGACCTTCAGGCTCCACAGGTGCAGGCTGTTGTCGTCCAGCAGGGTGACCAGCTGGCACTAGGCAGGAAACGGGGCAGAAGTGTGCTGTCTCGTTAACCAGGGAGGGACAGCATTCACCGTGACCTTTACACACTGGGGAGGCCCAGCCTGTGCGGGTCATTTCCAAGAGCCCCAGAACCAAGAGACCCCCGGCTCCTGTTAGGGTGGCCGTGAACCGCAGCTGGGGAAAGGCGGGTTTGTCCCGGGTCCTCCCATCAGCACCAAACCCAGGGCCACCAAACGACTGCCTTTCCATACGTCCTTTCTGGAAGATGGGGAAGTAAGAAGGGCGCGGGGGCAGGGGGGCCTCACCTGGCCAGGCAGGAAGTGGATCTGCACTACTGCATTGTTCTCATGGTGCAACCCCATGAACTCCACCCCTGGGGCACCGTAGCTGGGAGTAGCAGGCTCAGGAAAAGCTCCACAAGGCGGGACCCCACCCCTCGGCCTGCCCGCTGGGCCCACGTGGCAAGAAGTGTAAATACCCAGCAGCAGAGAAGGGCtgctgggggcggtgggggggggggtgtttagggtggggaggggacagcaggGGGCCTGCCCTGAAGGCACCGGGCCAGTAACCTGACCCCTGAGGGTAAAGCGAGCCAACCAGGGAGAGCTGTCGCAGCCAGGAGGGGTGAAGCATTATCCTGGCAACTGTTAGGCTGTTCACTGTACCCCTGTCCCCCCCCACCACTGAAACCCATAACCTGAACTGCAACAGACGGTCAGCTACCACGTGGTGGCACCTGTGAGAAGACGCACAGGGCACCCGTGGGCCCACCTAGGGCAGCCATGGCTGTGAGCCTTGGTGCTGAGAATCGTAACCAGGATATGGCCGTGGCCTGGCAATGATTAACCACCTAAGGGAGGGCTGAGTCGGTGGAAGCCGGGCCTCTGCCCTCCTGTGCTGCTGACTTGCACCCCCAGGCTCCCTGTACCTGCCCTGCAGCGGTGGAGGGAGTTACAGCTTTACTGGAGGAGGTGGCGGCTGGGCTCTCCACGGGTGGTCCCCCACCTCCCAATTCCCCTAGGTCCCACCCTCGCTCACCCTGGAGGCTCAGGCCAGATTCAGGGGTGGGACTCCCAGACGCGTAGCGCAGCCTAGGCCAGAGGACCCAAGCAGCGATTCTCCATCCTGGGACCTGTGGGCTTGCCTCTGAAATGGACCCACTGGACCACGTCCAGCCTCAGGCCAGGGAAGGACCGTCCCCACCAACTAGGAGTCCACTCTCCTctccggtgtgtgtgtgtgtacgcgggGTGTGTGCAGGGTCGGGGGTAGAATCTGGAAGAGCATCTGGCTTAGCACAGCTCCTCTAACCCAAGGCCACCCCGTCTCTGGTTTGGACTGAGCCCTGGGCCCAGTCTACTGATCCTTTGGAGGTGGGGCCCATCCCCGGCCTCCACTTACTGCATTCGGGGCTGACTCCTAAAAGGGTATTTGGAACGTCCCGGGAACAAGAGGGGTCatctgcaacttgcttttctaTGGAGAGTTGGGGGAGTCCTTCCTGAATCTCACCAATGCCAAGGCCCCTGGCCCTTCCAGGGCATCcctgggtgggagctgggagaacGGAAAGGATACAGCTTGATGGCTCCGGAGCGGGTGCCAATGGCCAGGATGCGCAGAGAGGGGCTGTAGCCGAGGGCGCTGGGCTGGTGCGGGAAGCCATGCTCCACCGTCTGCAACGAGAACCAGGCGGGCATGGGCCTGTAGACAcgtcccctctgcccctccatgGCCGGGGGCAGGGGGTCAGTGCCGGAGGGAGGAGCCGCAGCAGAGAGCCACCCCCAGCAGGAAGAAGGAATTCAGTCTCGTTCAGGTGCCCACCCGGACCCACCTGGGCCCCACCCTCAGTCCATTCCTGACCCGGTCCTTGGCCACCTGATGCTCCCTGGGAGCGCATTCTCCCGGGACACCGTGCTGGCCCCTTGCTCTCCAGGAACTCTGACCTGGTTCCTCCACCACCCGTACTGTGGGCCACCCACCCAGCCCTCCTGCAGGAGTGCGGGGGAAGCTCCGGGGGGCTGGCACAGGAGAGGCACCAGGTGGCTCAGGAAGCCCAGCTGCACTGCAGCTCCAGGCGGGCCCCTGGGGTCCGACGGAACCCACAGCTGCCCTTCCCGACTCTGGGCCACCCGAGGCTCCTCCAGCACTGAACATTTGCTCTGTCTCAAGTGCCTCGTTGCCACTATGAGTtcccttccaccatcttcccagggAGGAAGCTTCTGGAGTGTTGTTGCAGACACATGCCTTGGCTCAGTTCTTCTTATAGAAATACACATTGTAGAAAACTTGGAACATATAAAGGAgtttgaaaaagaagacaaaatcacCCACACTCCCCAAACTGGAGTAACCCTTCCTAACAAGGGTGTGTATCCGACTGTAAGCGTGTATGGGCCTATACTTAAAAACAGACacctcagagaaagacaaatactgtatgatatcacttatatgtggaatctaaaaaatacaacaagctagtgaatataacaaaaaagaagcagacccacagatatagcgaacaaactagtgattaccagggggaagggtattaaaattttttttagattttgggacttccctggtggtcctagtggttaagacttggcacttccactgcagggggtggaggttcaatccctgaactaagatcctgcatgtagcgtggtatggccaaaaaaaaaattatatatatatatatatatatatatatatatatatatatatatatatataattttttaatgttttaaataaaaaatatgaataaaataaaaacatataggaaaggacaaaaaaaaaaccccagagaccTATCTGGGACCATGCCACATGAatatacatacagacacataGCTCTGTGGTCTGTCTTTCCACCTATAGCCAGCCCAGGCTGTTAAAAGCAGTAAAAcgacttttatttttcattttcgtCGCACGGTATCGgtatggcttgcaggatctcagtttgccaaccagggattgaacccgggccacgggcagtgccgagtcctaaccactagaccaccagggaactccctaaaacGACTTTTAAACGGCTGAAGAATATTCCTCAGGGGGAGGTGCCCTAACGCACCAGGCCTCTgttattgaacatttactttgTTTTCAGAGGTTTTGTAATTGCCAGTTGCATCGATGACTATTCTTGGGCTCCAATCTCTGCCTGCAACTCAGTATTTCCTTAGGCAGGTGTCCCAGGGGTGGAATTACAGATTAAAGAGGTATGGATGTAAGCACTAGAGATTGAGATTGACAAACCATCATCGGGAAGGTTTTCAGTTGTTTCTCAGTCAGCTAACCCCACTCTGCCCCACCCCATCCAACCCACCAGGGGATAATGAACCTGTAGAGCTATAGATTCGAGCAGGACAGAGGATGCCAGCCAGCGATTTCAaagtttgtggttttttttttaaaccatggagACTGCCCTGCAGAAAAAGGGTGTCCCAATGAGGCAGCTCTCCTTAGGCCCAAGGCTCTACTCTGGGCTTCACTTGGCCTCCAAGGAGCAGAAACAGATAAGTCCTGGTGACAGCTGGAGCGACAGCTTAGCAGACCCAACTGCTTTGCTGCCTGCCTGCCCACCCAGGCCAGTGGCTCGTGGAAGAGGGGCCCTGTGCTGGGGTTGGCCCAGGGATGAGAGCTCCAAAGAGTGCCTATTCTGGGGACACGTAGGTGTGAGGGCCCCACAGGCTTGGTTCTCTGCCAGGAACACAGTCTGCCCTGCAAATGGCTGTACCTGGAAGGGTCAGCTGGGAGGGCAGCAGCACACCAGCAggggccccccccccacccccccaggttTCTGTTCAGCTATGTAAAAAATGCAGAGCCTGGAAAAGCCTTGGGGAGATAGCAGGGTATCTGGAATGTAAACATTTCCCAG
Above is a genomic segment from Phocoena sinus isolate mPhoSin1 chromosome 20, mPhoSin1.pri, whole genome shotgun sequence containing:
- the LLGL2 gene encoding LLGL scribble cell polarity complex component 2 isoform X5, which translates into the protein MRRFLRPGHDPARERLKRDLFQFNKTVEHGFPHQPSALGYSPSLRILAIGTRSGAIKLYGAPGVEFMGLHHENNAVVQIHFLPGQCQLVTLLDDNSLHLWSLKVKGGVSELQEDESFTLRGPPGASPSATQITVVLPHSSCQLLYLGTESGSVFVVQLPAFRALEDQTISSDAVLQRLPEEVRHRRAFEMVEALREHPRDPKQILVGYSRGLVVIWDLQGSCVLCHFLSSQQLESVCWQRDGHLIVSCHSDGSYCQWPVSSDTLQPEPLRSCVPYGPFPCKAITKIFWLTTKQGLPFTIFQGGMPRASYGDRHCISVIHNGQQTAFDFTSRVIDFTVLIEANPEAGSP